A single window of Eucalyptus grandis isolate ANBG69807.140 chromosome 1, ASM1654582v1, whole genome shotgun sequence DNA harbors:
- the LOC104437667 gene encoding putative aminoacrylate hydrolase RutD, with translation MPHCPVDGRSATEIFYRTYGGGPVKVLLIIGLAGTHDSWGPQIRGLAGTDRPNDGGAAGGGDGVEVCAFDNRGAGRSSVHADKSEYTTEIMAKDAIALLDHLGWERAHVIGHSMGGMIACKLAAMVPDRVLSLGLLNVTGGGFECFPKIDRRNISIAIRFLRAKTPEQRAAVDLDIHYSKEYLEEYVGSSTRKAVLHQEYVKSIATTGLQSDYGFQGQINACWNHRMTKTEIELIRSAGFPVSIIHGRHDVVAQICHARNLAEKLKPVARMIELDGGHLVSHERTKEVNQVLLELIKVSEMKVVQHDWTDLPNKSSGLPETSMSITRTHAEGELLTCLVNGVIERLNFLLWHFFGWLMMGFESGRKAIEFLKPIKVQSALTYSLSY, from the exons ATGCCGCACTGCCCCGTGGACGGCCGCAGCGCCACCGAAATCTTCTACCGCACCTACGGCGGCGGCCCCGTCAAAGTCCTCCTCATCATAG GATTGGCCGGGACGCACGATTCCTGGGGCCCCCAGATCAGAGGATTGGCCGGCACCGACCGGCCCAACGACGGAGGAGCCGCCGGCGGTGGCGACGGGGTCGAGGTGTGCGCGTTCGACAACCGCGGCGCGGGCCGGAGCTCCGTGCACGCCGACAAGTCGGAGTACAC GACAGAGATTATGGCGAAAGATGCGATTGCTTTGCTCGATCACCTGGGTTGGGAAAGAGCCCATGTCATTGGCCATTCAATGG GAGGCATGATCGCTTGCAAGTTGGCTGCCATGGTGCCCGACAGAGTTTTATCTTTAGGATTGCTTAATGTGACTGGTGGAGGTTTCGAATGTTTCCCGAAG ATTGACCGGCGAAACATTTCAATTGCAATCCGCTTTCTTAGGGCTAAAACTCCAGAGCAAAGGGCTGCTGTTGATTTGGATATCCACTACTCAAAG GAATATCTCGAGGAATATGTTGGATCTAGCACCCGGAAGGCAGTGCTCCACCAA GAATATGTTAAAAGTATTGCAACAACAGGACTGCAGTCCGACTATGGCTTTCAGGGTCAGATAAATGCTTGCTGGAATCATAGAATGACAAAAACAGAGATAGAATTAATCCGTTCTGCCGGATTTCCTGTATCAATCATTCATGGAAG GCATGATGTTGTTGCTCAAATATGTCACGCAAGAAATCTGGCAGAGAAATTAAAGCCTGTTGCTAGAATGATAGAGCTCGATGGAGGGCACCTAGTGAGTCATGAGAGGACAAAAGAG GTTAATCAAGTTCTTCTCGAGCTCATCAAGGTATCGGAAATGAAGGTTGTCCAGCATGATTGGACTGACTTGCCTAACAAAAGCTCTG GATTGCCGGAGACAAGCATGTCTATTACAAGAACACATGCAGAGGGAGAATTACTTACGTGTCTTGTTAATGGCGTTATCGAAAGGCTAAATTTTCTCCTGTGGCACTTTTTTGGTTGGTTAATGATGGGATTTGAGTCTGGAAGAAAGGCAATAGAATTCCTAAAGCCCATCAAGGTCCAATCTGCCCTCACATATTCACTTAGCTATTAA
- the LOC104437658 gene encoding nephrocystin-3 — translation MEFLCSLTGMATPPLLPPLSPNARRTRLPFPTAAAPPVSGLRRRTFRGGAVAGPIRAVASSGVTSKDRGGGAAADLRRSEPSADSSGGADEFERELQGLFDEVKDMIARGKHEDAVSLLQANFEAVKGEIDAGSRSIEEAAVLDVVALGYMRIGDFKMVETILELMNEVVGDIYDDGRLLGSVLMHMGSMYSSLGKFEKSTVMYRRSISILEQLYGESSTFLVTPLLGMAKALGSIQRTAKATEIYCRAISILELSRGPESEDLVVPLSGLGNLLITEGKVDDAESPFLRIVSIYKTLYGDKDGRVGMALSSLAHVKCAKGDVNEAINLYKSALQIIKDSNSMALDDSMMEKMRIDLAELLHVTGRGNEGRQLLEECLLISEKYKGKDHPDYVRHLLNLATSYSRSKNFVEAERLLRTGLDVMTRTLRPDDPSISFPTLHLAVTLYHLKRDEEAEDLAKDALLIREKAFGEDSLPVGEALDCLISIQTRMGKDDDQLVALLQRVLKIQEKEIGYESEEVTVTLKKIVFYLEKLGRRDEKVKLQKRLSVLKMKYKQMIHY, via the exons ATGGAGTTCCTCTGTTCTCTAACTGGAATGGCGACGCCTCctcttctccctcctctctctcccaaCGCCCGCAG GACGCGCCTGCCGTTCCCGACGGCCGCCGCGCCCCCGGTTTCCGGTCTCCGGCGGCGGACATTCAGGGGCGGGGCCGTCGCCGGCCCGATTAGGGCCGTTGCTAGCTCCGGCGTGACGAGTAAGGATCGAGGCGGTGGAGCGGCGGCCGACCTCCGGAG GTCGGAGCCCTCGGCGGATTCCTCCGGAGGCGCGGATGAGTTCGAGAGGGAGTTGCAAGGGTTATTCGATGAagtcaaagatatgattgccCGAGGGAAGCATGAAGATGCCGTGAGCCTACTTCAAGCGAATTTCGAAGCTGTAAAGGGAGAAATCGATGCAGGTTCTAGAAGCATCGAAGAAGCTGCTGTTCTTGACGTTGTAGCCTTGGGGTACATGCGCATTGGGGACTTCAAAATGGTCGAGACCATACTGGAGCTG ATGAATGAAGTCGTTGGCGATATATATGACGATGGACGTCTTCTTGGATCAGTACTTATGCATATGGGAAGTATGTATTCAAGTTTGGGGAAGTTCGAGAAATCAACAGTCATGTACCGAAGGTCAATTAGCATTCTTGAACAGCTATATG GTGAAAGTAGTACTTTTCTTGTCACGCCATTACTGGGAATGGCAAAGGCTCTGGGCTCTATTCAAAGAACAGCTAAAGCTACAGAGATATACTGTCGTGCAATTAGCATTCTAGAATTAAGTAGAGGCCCTGAAAGCGAAGATTTGGTGGTTCCTTTATCTGGTCTTGGCAATCTTCTGATAACGGAAGGGAAGGTTGATGATGCGGAGAGTCCTTTTCTTAG AATTGTAAGCATATATAAAACCTTATATGGAGACAAAGATGGAAGAGTTGGAATGGCATTATCTTCTCTAGCCCATGTGAAATGTGCAAAAG GAGATGTCAATGAAGCTATTAATTTATACAAAAGTGCCCTTCAGATCATCAAGGATTCAAATTCTATGGCTTTGGATGATTCCATGATGGAGAAGATGAGAATAGACCTGGCCGAATTACTTCATGTTACTGGAAG GGGTAATGAAGGTCGACAGCTGTTGGAGGAGTGCTtgttaatttctgaaaaatataagGGAAAGGATCATCCTGATTATGTTAGACACCTTCTAAATCTTGCAACCTCTTATTCTCGCTCAAAAAACTTTGTGGAGGCAGAGCGGTTGCTAAGAACTGGTTTAGATGTAATGACGAGGACCTTGAGGCCTGATGATCCCTCCATCAGCTTTCCCACGCTTCATCTTGCAGTGACTCTATACCATTTGAAAAGGGATGAAGAAGCTGAGGACCTTGCCAAGGATGCTTTGCTGATTCGTGAGAAAGCATTTGGAGAAGATTCTCTACCAGTTG GGGAGGCTCTTGACTGTTTAATTTCAATTCAGACTCGCATGGGAAAGGATGATGACCAGTTAGTGGCACTTCTCCAGAGAGTTCTAAAAATCCAAGAGAAAGAGATAGGTTATGAGAGTGAAGAAGTCACAGTAACCCTGAAAAAAATTGTGTTCTATTTGGAAAAATTAGGAAGAAGGGATGAAAAGGTTAAGCTGCAGAAAAGATTGTCTGTACTCAAGATGAAATACAAGCAAATGATACATTATTAG
- the LOC104437648 gene encoding LOW QUALITY PROTEIN: protein phosphatase 2C 57 (The sequence of the model RefSeq protein was modified relative to this genomic sequence to represent the inferred CDS: inserted 1 base in 1 codon), giving the protein MALLSPQLQRFLSAKLTRDSASRSPPRAAAAAAARPRSRCCSAIAIDGPSSLAEASGVRWGXASVQGLREEMEDGVVVRPDGLDGFSFAAVFDGHGGFSSAKFLRDELFKECVMYLQGGLVLSKQDTNSIQEALRGAFANADAKLVNWLETTEEEDESGSTATAIFLGSDKVFIAHVGDSRVVLSRSGKTEVLTNPHRPYGNSKVSLNEIRRIREAGGWVSNGRICGDISVSRAFGDIRYKTKKKEMLQKGVEEGRWSEKFISRIQFKGDLVIASPDIYQVVLGSDAEFIVLASDGLWDYMNSSDAIEFVRNQLRQHGDVQLASEALAEAALDRRSQDNITIVIADLGRTDWRNLPVQRPNAVYEFGQAFATVGLVSLGIWMSSLLS; this is encoded by the exons ATGGCGCTGCTCAGCCCGCAGCTGCAGCGCTTCCTCTCGGCCAAGCTCACCCGCGACTCGGCCTCCAGGTCCCCGCCcagggccgccgccgccgccgccgccaggcCGAGGAGCCGGTGCTGCTCCGCCATCGCGATCGACGGGCCGTCCTCGCTGGCGGAGGCGTCCGGCGTCCGGTGGG ACGCCAGCGTGCAGGGCCTCCGGGAGGAGATGGAGGACGGCGTCGTCGTGAGGCCCGACGGCCTCGACGGCTTCTCGTTCGCCGCCGTCTTCGATGGCCACGGAGGTTTCTCTTCCGCCAAGTTCCTCAG GGATGAACTGTTCAAAGAATGTGTCATGTACCTACAAGGTGGCTTGGTCCTGAGTAAACAAGACACCAACTCCATCCAAGAGGCACTGCGGGGGGCTTTTGCAAATGCAGATGCGAAATTAGTGAATTG GCTTGAGacaacagaagaagaagatgaatcagGTTCAACAGCCACTGCTATATTCCTTGGGAGTGATAAGGTCTTCATTGCACATGTTGGGGACTCACGTGTG GTCCTTTCCCGTTCTGGAAAAACAGAAGTTTTAACAAATCCCCATCGACCATATGGAAACAGCAAAGTTTCTCTTAATGAAATCAGAAGAATCAGAGAAGCAGGTGGATGG GTTAGTAATGGAAGGATATGTGGCGACATCTCCGTCTCTCGAGCTTTTGGCGACATACGTtacaagacaaaaaagaaaga GATGCTGCAGAAGGGAGTCGAGGAAGGTAGATGGTCAGAGAAATTTATTTCTCG CATTCAGTTCAAAGGGGACTTGGTCATTGCGTCTCCAGACATATACCAGGTAGTTCTTGGTTCTGATGCAGAGTTCATCGTGTTAGCATCTGATGGCTTATGGGACTACATGAATAG CTCAGATGCCATTGAATTTGTCAGAAACCAACTACGGCAACATGGAGATGTTCAG CTGGCTTCTGAAGCACTTGCAGAAGCAGCTCTG GACCGGCGCTCACAAGATAATATCACCATTGTGATTGCTGATTTGGG GCGAACGGACTGGCGCAATTTACCAGTGCAGCGACCAAATGCGGTTTATGAATTTGGCCAAGCTTTTGCCACTGTCGGTCTTGTGTCTCTTGGAATTTGGATGTCTTCCCTGCTTTCTTGA